In Choloepus didactylus isolate mChoDid1 chromosome 18, mChoDid1.pri, whole genome shotgun sequence, a single genomic region encodes these proteins:
- the IFT20 gene encoding intraflagellar transport protein 20 homolog isoform X2, giving the protein MAKDILGEAGLHFDELNKLRVLDPEVTQQTIELKEECKDFVDKIGQFQKIVGGLIELVDQLAKEAENEKMKAIGARNLLKSIAKQREAQQQQLQALIAEKKMQLERYRVEYEALCKVEAEQNEFIDQFIFQK; this is encoded by the exons ATGGCCAAGGACATCCTGGGTGAAGCAGGGCTGCACTTTGACGAGTTGAACAAGCTACGGGTGCTGGACCCAGAGGTTACCCAGCAGACCATAGAGCTCAAGGAAGAGTGCAAGGACTTCGTGGACA aaatcGGCCAGTTTCAGAAAATAGTTGGTGGTTTAATTGAGCTTGTTGACCAACTtgcaaaagaagcagaaaatgagAAGATGAAG GCCATCGGTGCTCGGAATTTGCTCAAATCTATAGCAAAGCAGAGAGAAGCTCAACAGCAGCAACTTCAAGCACTAATAGCAGAGAAGAAAATGCAGCTAGAAAG gtATCGGGTTGAATATGAAGCTTTGTGTAAAGTAGAAGCAGAACAAAATGAATTTATTGaccaatttatttttcagaaatga
- the TMEM97 gene encoding sigma intracellular receptor 2: protein MGALGFRRGLEWLLGCFFLSHIPITLFIDLQVVLPRELYPVELRNLLNWYTKEFKDPLLQDPPTWFKSFLFCELVFQLPFFPIATYAFFKGGCKWIRTPAIIYSVHLITILIPILSELLCGEFSKASGFKGQGPKTFRERLTLVSFYAPYFLIPLMLLLFMWQSPYYTYEEKRKKK from the exons ATGGGGGCACTGGGCTTCAGGCGCGGCCTGGAGTGGCTGCTGGGCTGCTTCTTCCTCTCCCATATCCCCATCACCCTCTTCATCGACCTGCAGGTGGTGCTGCCGCGCGAACTCTACCCGGTGGAG CTGAGAAACCTGCTGAATTGGTATACTAAGGAGTTCAAAGACCCTCTGCTGCAGGATCCCCCGACATGGTTCAAGTCCTTCCTGTTCTGTGAGCTTGTGTTTCAGCTGCCTTTCTTTCCCATCGCAACATATGCCTTCTTCAAAG GAGGCTGCAAGTGGATCCGCACCCCTGCAATCATCTACTCAGTTCACTTGATAACAATTTTAATTCCAATTCTCTCTGAATTGCTATGTGGGGAGTTTTCCAAAGCCAGCGGTTTCAAAGGACAAGGACCCAAGACTTTCCGTGAACGACTAACCCTTGTATCTTTCTATGCCCCCTACTTTCTTATCCCTCTTATGCTTCTGCTTTTCATGTGGCAGAGCCCCTACTACACGtatgaggagaaaagaaagaaaaaatga